A genomic region of Mycobacterium sp. Aquia_213 contains the following coding sequences:
- a CDS encoding class I SAM-dependent methyltransferase: MTLDVTIPEDLAATHRAMWALGDYALMAEEVMAPLGPILVAATGLGPGVRVLDVAAGSGNISLPAAQAGATVVSTDLTPELLARSRARAAAQGLTLDYREANAHALPFGDGEFGVVMSAIGVQFAPDHRRAADELARVCRPGGTIGVISWTPEGFFGRMLATIRPYRPSLSPAVPPAALWGRESYVAGLLGDRIGRIATARGMLEVNRFDCATAVHEYFKIHYGPTIEAYANIGHNRVLAAELDAQLIELAEEYLTGTTMRWEYLLLTAEKR, encoded by the coding sequence ATGACTCTCGACGTGACCATCCCCGAAGACCTTGCGGCCACCCATCGCGCGATGTGGGCGTTGGGCGACTACGCGTTGATGGCCGAGGAGGTGATGGCCCCCCTGGGCCCGATTCTGGTCGCTGCCACCGGCCTTGGCCCTGGCGTCCGAGTACTCGACGTCGCCGCCGGCTCCGGCAATATCTCGCTGCCCGCCGCCCAAGCGGGCGCCACAGTGGTGTCTACGGACCTCACACCGGAGCTACTAGCGCGGTCCCGCGCGCGGGCCGCGGCGCAGGGACTGACGCTGGACTACCGGGAAGCCAATGCGCACGCGCTGCCGTTCGGCGACGGTGAATTCGGCGTCGTGATGTCCGCGATCGGCGTGCAGTTCGCGCCCGACCATCGGCGCGCCGCCGACGAACTGGCCCGGGTCTGCCGGCCCGGCGGGACGATCGGCGTGATCAGCTGGACCCCGGAAGGTTTCTTCGGCCGGATGCTGGCGACGATCAGGCCGTACCGGCCCAGCCTCTCACCGGCCGTACCACCGGCGGCGCTGTGGGGACGTGAAAGCTACGTCGCCGGGCTGCTGGGCGATCGAATCGGTCGTATCGCCACGGCGCGCGGCATGTTGGAGGTCAACCGATTCGACTGTGCCACAGCCGTTCACGAATACTTCAAGATTCACTACGGCCCGACGATCGAGGCCTACGCAAACATCGGCCACAATCGGGTACTGGCCGCCGAGCTCGACGCGCAGCTCATCGAGCTCGCCGAGGAATACCTGACCGGCACCACGATGCGGTGGGAATACCTGCTGCTCACCGCCGAAAAGCGCTGA
- the ribD gene encoding bifunctional diaminohydroxyphosphoribosylaminopyrimidine deaminase/5-amino-6-(5-phosphoribosylamino)uracil reductase RibD: MRLAIDQSYLVKGSTYPNPPVGAVILDADGRVVGVGGTEPAGGDHAEVLALRRAGGLAVGGTAVVTLEPCNHYGKTPPCVNALIDAGVRTVVYAVTDPNEIAAGGATRLSEAGVEVTSGVLAEEVAGGPLREWLHKQRTGLPHVTWKYASSLDGRSAAADGTSRWISSEAARLDLHRRRAAADAIIVGTGTVLADDPALTARLPDGSLADKQPLRVVVGMREIHSEAKVLNDDSRTMVIRTHDPLEVLKALSDRTDVLLEGGPTLASAFLREEAIDRILTYVAPILLGGPVTAVGDVGVPTIARALRWRFDGADRVGPDLLLSLVPQRG, from the coding sequence ATGCGTTTGGCTATCGATCAGTCGTATCTGGTCAAGGGCAGTACCTATCCGAACCCACCGGTGGGGGCAGTGATTCTGGATGCCGACGGCCGGGTTGTCGGCGTCGGTGGCACCGAGCCGGCCGGCGGCGACCACGCCGAGGTGCTGGCGCTGCGCCGAGCCGGCGGCCTGGCCGTCGGTGGCACCGCGGTGGTCACGCTGGAGCCGTGTAACCACTACGGCAAGACGCCGCCGTGCGTGAACGCGTTGATCGACGCCGGCGTGCGGACGGTCGTCTACGCCGTCACCGATCCGAACGAGATCGCGGCGGGCGGCGCGACCCGGTTGTCGGAAGCGGGCGTCGAAGTGACATCCGGCGTGCTGGCCGAGGAGGTCGCCGGCGGGCCGCTGCGCGAGTGGCTGCACAAGCAGCGGACCGGATTGCCACATGTGACATGGAAATACGCCAGCAGCCTGGACGGCCGCAGCGCCGCCGCCGACGGCACCAGCCGGTGGATCTCCAGCGAGGCGGCGCGTCTGGACCTGCACCGCCGCCGCGCCGCGGCCGACGCGATCATCGTCGGGACCGGCACCGTCCTGGCCGACGATCCGGCGCTCACCGCCCGGCTGCCCGACGGCTCGCTGGCGGACAAGCAACCGCTGCGCGTCGTGGTGGGCATGCGCGAAATACATTCCGAGGCAAAGGTTCTCAACGACGATTCGCGCACCATGGTGATTCGTACCCACGATCCCCTGGAGGTGCTCAAGGCGCTTTCGGACCGCACCGATGTCCTCTTGGAGGGCGGTCCCACCCTGGCCAGTGCCTTCCTGCGGGAAGAGGCGATCGACCGGATCCTGACCTACGTCGCGCCGATCCTGCTGGGCGGACCCGTCACCGCGGTCGGGGACGTCGGCGTGCCCACCATTGCGCGGGCGTTGCGGTGGCGCTTCGACGGCGCCGACCGGGTCGGCCCGGATCTGCTGCTCAGCCTGGTGCCGCAGCGCGGCTAA
- the fmt gene encoding methionyl-tRNA formyltransferase: MRLVFAGTPEPALPALRRLIDSPGHEVVAVLTRPDAASGRHGKPEPSPVAREALDRGIPLLRPSRPNSAEFVAELSEFAPECCPVVAYGALLRDGLLAVPPRGWVNLHFSLLPAWRGAAPVQAAIAAGDAITGATTFQIEPSLDSGPVYGVVTETIQPTDTTGDLLERLAISGAALLSVTLDGIADGTLTPRPQPSEGVSIAPKITVEEARVRWDLPAAVVERRIRAVTPNPGAWTMIDDLRIKLGPVQIDTDAPESLPPGAIHVDRKNVRVGTGSEPVRLGQIQPPGKKLMNAVDWARGARLDAAARAS, translated from the coding sequence GTGCGTCTCGTCTTCGCCGGCACCCCCGAACCCGCGCTACCCGCGTTGCGTCGCCTCATCGACTCGCCCGGTCACGAGGTCGTCGCGGTGCTGACCCGGCCCGATGCCGCGTCCGGGCGCCACGGCAAGCCGGAGCCGTCACCGGTGGCCCGCGAGGCACTGGACCGCGGTATTCCGTTGTTGCGGCCCTCGCGCCCGAACTCCGCAGAGTTCGTCGCCGAACTGTCGGAGTTTGCGCCGGAGTGCTGCCCGGTGGTGGCCTACGGCGCGCTGCTGCGCGACGGCCTGCTCGCGGTGCCCCCGCGTGGCTGGGTCAACCTGCACTTCTCGCTGCTGCCGGCCTGGCGCGGGGCGGCGCCCGTCCAGGCCGCCATCGCCGCGGGGGACGCGATCACCGGAGCGACGACGTTTCAGATCGAGCCCAGCCTGGACTCGGGACCGGTCTACGGCGTCGTGACCGAGACGATCCAGCCGACGGATACCACGGGCGATCTGCTTGAGCGACTTGCTATTTCGGGTGCAGCGCTGCTTTCGGTCACACTGGACGGTATTGCCGACGGGACACTGACGCCGCGACCGCAACCGTCCGAGGGCGTCAGCATCGCGCCGAAGATCACGGTCGAGGAGGCCCGGGTGCGCTGGGATCTGCCGGCGGCGGTGGTCGAGAGGCGGATCCGCGCCGTCACGCCCAACCCGGGGGCCTGGACGATGATCGATGATCTGCGGATCAAACTGGGACCGGTGCAGATCGACACGGATGCTCCAGAGTCGTTGCCGCCCGGCGCAATTCACGTGGATCGCAAGAACGTGCGGGTCGGCACCGGCTCGGAACCGGTGCGGCTGGGCCAGATTCAGCCGCCCGGCAAGAAACTCATGAACGCCGTCGACTGGGCGCGCGGCGCCCGGCTCGATGCCGCCGCGCGGGCGTCATGA
- a CDS encoding bifunctional 3,4-dihydroxy-2-butanone-4-phosphate synthase/GTP cyclohydrolase II, with amino-acid sequence MTRLDSVERAVADIAAGKAVVVIDDEERENEGDLIFAAEKATPEMVAFMVRYTSGYLCVPLDGAICDKLGLLPMYAVNQDKHGTAYTVTVDAKNGVGTGISASDRATTMRLLADPTSVADDFTRPGHVVPLRAKDGGVLRRPGHTEAAVDLARMAGLQPAGAICEIVSQKDEGSMAQTDELRVFADEHDLALITIADIIEWRRKHEKHIERIAEARIPTRHGEFRAIGYASIYEEVEHVALVRGDIAGPNGEGDDVLVRVHSECLTGDVFGSRRCDCGPQLDAAMAMVAREGRGVVLYMRGHEGRGIGLMHKLQAYQLQDAGEDTVDANLKLGLPADARDYGIGAQILSDLGVRSMRLLTNNPAKRVGLDGYGLHIIERVSLPVRANAENIRYLMTKRDKMGHDLAGLDDFHESVHLPGEFGGAL; translated from the coding sequence ATGACGAGGTTGGACTCCGTCGAAAGGGCGGTTGCCGACATTGCGGCCGGTAAAGCCGTCGTTGTCATCGATGACGAGGAACGCGAGAACGAGGGCGATCTCATCTTCGCCGCCGAGAAGGCGACGCCGGAGATGGTGGCATTCATGGTGCGCTACACCTCGGGCTACCTCTGCGTCCCGCTGGACGGCGCGATCTGCGACAAGCTGGGCCTGCTCCCGATGTACGCGGTCAACCAGGACAAGCACGGGACCGCGTACACCGTCACCGTCGATGCAAAAAACGGTGTCGGCACCGGGATTTCGGCGTCCGACCGCGCCACCACGATGCGGCTATTGGCCGATCCCACCAGCGTTGCCGACGATTTCACCCGCCCCGGCCATGTGGTTCCGTTGCGTGCCAAGGACGGCGGCGTGCTGCGCCGGCCCGGCCACACCGAGGCCGCCGTCGACTTGGCCCGGATGGCGGGCCTGCAACCCGCGGGTGCGATCTGCGAGATCGTCAGCCAGAAGGACGAGGGCTCGATGGCCCAGACCGACGAGTTGCGGGTCTTCGCCGACGAACACGATCTCGCGCTGATCACCATCGCCGACATCATCGAGTGGCGGCGCAAGCACGAGAAGCACATCGAGCGGATCGCCGAGGCCCGCATCCCGACCCGGCACGGCGAGTTTCGCGCTATCGGCTACGCCAGCATCTACGAGGAAGTCGAACACGTTGCCTTGGTGCGCGGCGACATCGCCGGGCCGAACGGCGAGGGTGACGACGTGTTGGTGCGGGTGCACTCCGAGTGCCTGACCGGCGACGTGTTCGGCTCGCGCCGCTGCGACTGCGGGCCCCAGCTCGACGCCGCGATGGCCATGGTCGCACGGGAGGGGCGCGGCGTGGTGCTGTACATGCGCGGTCACGAGGGCCGCGGCATCGGCCTGATGCACAAGCTGCAGGCCTATCAGCTCCAAGACGCTGGCGAAGACACCGTGGACGCCAACCTCAAGCTCGGATTGCCAGCCGATGCAAGGGATTACGGAATCGGCGCGCAGATCCTGTCGGACCTCGGCGTGCGTTCGATGCGGCTGCTGACCAACAACCCGGCCAAACGGGTTGGGCTGGACGGGTACGGGCTGCACATCATCGAGCGCGTCTCTCTTCCGGTGCGGGCCAACGCGGAGAACATTCGTTACCTGATGACCAAACGGGACAAGATGGGACACGATTTGGCCGGGTTGGACGACTTCCACGAATCCGTACATCTGCCAGGCGAATTCGGTGGTGCTTTGTGA
- the rpe gene encoding ribulose-phosphate 3-epimerase has translation MSHMAGSSGGPLIAPSILAADFARLADEAAAVTGADWLHVDVMDGHFVPNLTIGLPVVESLLAVTSIPMDCHLMIDNPDRWAPPYAEAGAYNVTFHAEATANPIGVARDIRAAGAKAGISVKPGTPLEPYLEILPQFDTLLIMSVEPGFGGQSFIPEVLSKVRTVRKMVDAGDLTILVEIDGGINADTIEEAAEAGVDCFVAGSAVYGAQDPEAAIEALRRQAAAASPHLRQ, from the coding sequence CTGTCGCACATGGCTGGCAGCTCCGGTGGACCCCTGATAGCCCCGTCGATCCTGGCCGCCGATTTCGCCCGGCTCGCCGACGAGGCGGCCGCCGTGACCGGCGCGGATTGGCTGCACGTCGACGTGATGGACGGCCACTTCGTGCCCAACCTGACGATCGGCCTGCCGGTGGTGGAGAGCCTGCTGGCCGTCACCAGCATTCCGATGGATTGCCACTTGATGATCGACAATCCGGACCGGTGGGCGCCGCCCTACGCCGAGGCGGGCGCCTACAACGTCACCTTTCACGCCGAGGCCACCGCGAACCCGATCGGGGTGGCCCGCGACATCCGGGCCGCCGGCGCCAAGGCCGGGATCAGCGTCAAGCCGGGGACCCCGCTGGAGCCGTATCTGGAAATCCTGCCGCAGTTCGACACCCTGCTGATCATGTCGGTCGAGCCCGGGTTCGGCGGCCAGAGCTTCATCCCCGAGGTGCTGAGCAAGGTTCGCACCGTGCGCAAGATGGTCGACGCGGGGGATTTGACGATCCTGGTCGAGATCGACGGCGGCATCAACGCGGACACCATCGAGGAGGCCGCCGAGGCCGGGGTCGACTGCTTCGTCGCCGGTTCCGCGGTCTACGGCGCGCAGGACCCCGAGGCCGCGATCGAGGCGCTGCGACGCCAGGCCGCCGCCGCGTCGCCGCATCTACGACAGTGA
- a CDS encoding MarR family winged helix-turn-helix transcriptional regulator — MSMENTLEASESLDAITDALLTASRLLVSLSARSIGQVDENITIAQFRTLVILSNRGPVNLATLAGLLGVQPSATGRMVDRLVAAGLIDRLPHPTSRRELIAALTKRGREVVRRVTAHRRAEIAAIVEKMPVAERHGLVRALTAFTAAGGEPDATLDIDL, encoded by the coding sequence ATGTCCATGGAAAACACGCTGGAAGCCAGCGAGTCGCTGGATGCCATCACCGATGCGTTGCTCACCGCTTCGCGGTTGCTGGTCAGCCTTTCGGCCCGGTCGATCGGACAGGTCGACGAGAACATCACCATCGCGCAGTTCCGCACCCTGGTGATCCTGTCCAACCGGGGGCCGGTCAACCTGGCCACGCTGGCCGGCCTGCTGGGGGTGCAGCCGTCGGCCACCGGACGCATGGTCGACCGGCTCGTCGCCGCCGGGCTGATCGACCGGCTGCCGCACCCGACTTCCCGGCGGGAGCTGATCGCCGCCCTGACCAAGCGGGGCCGCGAGGTGGTGCGGCGGGTCACCGCCCATCGGCGCGCCGAAATCGCCGCCATCGTGGAGAAGATGCCAGTGGCCGAGCGGCACGGGCTGGTACGGGCCCTGACGGCCTTCACCGCCGCCGGCGGGGAGCCCGACGCCACCCTCGACATCGATCTGTAA
- a CDS encoding LppX_LprAFG lipoprotein, protein MQTRRRLTAVLASLTVATALIAGCSSGSKPSGGPLPDATTLVKQSADVTKTVKSVHLVLSTQGKIPGLPIKQLTGDLTTVPSTAASGNAQLSMAGSDIDANFVVYDSVLYATLTPNKWSDFGKASDVYDVSVLLSPDSGLANVLANFTNAKAEDRETINGQTTIKISGNVAADAVNKIIPSMSATQPLPATVWIQESGDHQLVQANLQKSQGNSVQITVSDWGKPVTVTKPPVS, encoded by the coding sequence ATGCAGACACGCCGCCGTCTCACGGCCGTCCTCGCTTCCCTGACTGTTGCCACCGCCCTGATCGCGGGTTGCTCGTCGGGTTCGAAGCCGAGTGGTGGCCCGTTGCCCGACGCCACAACATTGGTCAAGCAGTCCGCCGACGTCACCAAAACCGTCAAGAGCGTGCACCTGGTGCTGTCGACGCAGGGCAAGATTCCCGGACTGCCGATCAAGCAGCTGACCGGCGACCTGACCACCGTCCCGAGCACCGCCGCGTCGGGCAATGCGCAGCTGTCGATGGCGGGCTCCGACATCGACGCCAACTTCGTGGTCTACGACTCGGTGCTGTACGCCACGCTGACCCCGAACAAGTGGAGTGATTTCGGTAAGGCCTCCGACGTCTACGACGTCTCGGTGCTGCTCAGCCCGGACAGCGGCCTGGCCAACGTGCTGGCGAACTTCACCAACGCCAAGGCCGAGGACCGCGAAACGATCAACGGCCAGACCACGATCAAGATCAGCGGAAATGTCGCCGCGGACGCGGTGAACAAGATCATCCCGAGCATGAGCGCGACTCAGCCGTTGCCGGCCACCGTCTGGATTCAGGAGAGCGGCGACCACCAGCTGGTCCAGGCCAACCTGCAGAAGAGCCAGGGCAATTCCGTCCAGATCACGGTGTCGGACTGGGGCAAGCCGGTCACGGTCACCAAGCCTCCGGTGAGCTGA
- a CDS encoding RsmB/NOP family class I SAM-dependent RNA methyltransferase, whose product MSPAPRQRRPAPPPKRRKPLDPARAATLQVLRAVSERDAYANLALPALLRDRGITGRDAAFATELTYGTCRSRGLLDAVIGAAAERPPEVIDPVLLDLLRMGTYQLLRTRVDAHAAVSTTVEQAGIEFDTARAGFVNGVLRTISGRDEKSWVDELAPDPARDPIGHAAFVHAHPRWIAQAFADALGADAGELDAVLASDDERPQVHLAARPGVLTAGELAEAVGGTVGRYSPYAVYLPGGDPGALAPVRDARALVQDEGSQLVARALTLAPVDGDTGRWLDLCAGPGGKTALLAALAVDSGARVTAVEPSSGRADLVVENTRGLDVDVQRVDGRETGLEPDFDRVLVDVPCTGLGALRRRPEARWRRQPSDVPALAKLQRELLAAAIALTRPGGVVLYSTCSPHLAETIGVVADALRRHPVQALDTRPLFEPAELGPSAQGPYVQLWPHRHGTDAMFAAALVRVAE is encoded by the coding sequence ATGAGCCCGGCACCGAGACAGCGCCGGCCGGCTCCGCCGCCCAAGCGGCGCAAGCCGCTGGATCCGGCCCGGGCCGCCACCCTCCAGGTGCTCCGGGCCGTCAGCGAGCGAGACGCCTACGCGAACCTGGCCCTGCCCGCGCTGCTGCGCGATCGGGGCATCACCGGACGCGACGCGGCGTTCGCCACCGAACTGACCTACGGCACCTGCCGCAGCCGCGGCCTGCTCGACGCGGTCATCGGGGCGGCGGCCGAACGCCCGCCGGAGGTGATCGACCCGGTGCTGCTCGATCTGCTGCGGATGGGCACCTACCAACTGCTGCGCACCCGGGTCGACGCGCACGCCGCGGTGTCGACCACCGTCGAACAGGCCGGGATCGAATTCGATACGGCGCGAGCCGGTTTCGTCAATGGCGTGCTGCGGACCATCTCCGGGCGCGATGAGAAGTCCTGGGTGGACGAACTGGCCCCCGACCCGGCGCGGGACCCGATCGGGCACGCCGCATTCGTGCACGCCCATCCGCGCTGGATCGCCCAGGCCTTCGCCGACGCGCTGGGTGCCGACGCCGGCGAACTCGACGCGGTGCTGGCCAGCGACGACGAACGGCCCCAGGTGCACCTGGCCGCGCGCCCGGGTGTGCTGACTGCGGGGGAGCTGGCCGAGGCCGTCGGTGGCACCGTCGGCCGCTACTCGCCGTACGCGGTGTACCTGCCGGGCGGTGACCCCGGAGCGCTGGCGCCGGTGCGCGACGCCCGGGCCCTGGTCCAGGACGAGGGCAGCCAGTTGGTGGCCCGCGCGCTGACGCTGGCGCCGGTCGACGGTGACACCGGCCGCTGGCTCGACCTGTGCGCCGGCCCGGGCGGTAAGACCGCGCTGCTGGCCGCGTTGGCCGTCGACAGCGGAGCTCGGGTCACCGCGGTCGAGCCATCGTCGGGACGCGCGGACCTGGTCGTCGAGAACACCCGCGGGCTCGACGTCGACGTGCAGCGGGTCGACGGGCGCGAGACCGGCCTCGAGCCGGATTTCGACCGGGTGCTCGTCGACGTGCCCTGCACCGGGCTGGGCGCGCTGCGCCGCCGGCCGGAGGCCCGTTGGCGCCGTCAGCCGTCCGACGTGCCGGCGCTGGCCAAGCTGCAACGCGAGCTGCTGGCCGCCGCGATCGCGCTGACCCGCCCCGGCGGGGTGGTGCTCTATTCGACCTGCTCGCCGCATCTCGCCGAGACAATAGGAGTGGTGGCCGACGCGCTGCGCCGTCATCCCGTGCAGGCGTTGGACACCCGGCCGTTGTTCGAGCCGGCCGAGCTCGGCCCATCTGCACAAGGCCCGTACGTGCAGCTGTGGCCGCACCGGCACGGCACCGATGCCATGTTCGCGGCGGCGCTAGTCCGTGTAGCGGAGTAG
- the ribH gene encoding 6,7-dimethyl-8-ribityllumazine synthase encodes MRLGIVASTWHSTICEALLAGAQKVAAESGINSPTVVRVHGAIEIPVVAQELARNHDAVIALGVIIRGATPHFEYVCDAVTQGLTRVSLDASTPVGNGVLTTNTEEQAMDRAGLPTSAEDKGAQAAGAALTAALTLRDLRARS; translated from the coding sequence ATGCGGCTCGGCATCGTCGCCAGCACCTGGCACAGCACGATCTGCGAAGCGCTGCTGGCCGGCGCCCAGAAAGTGGCCGCGGAGTCCGGCATCAACAGCCCGACGGTGGTCCGGGTGCACGGCGCGATCGAAATCCCGGTGGTGGCCCAGGAACTCGCCCGCAACCACGACGCCGTCATTGCCCTCGGCGTCATAATCCGCGGTGCAACACCGCATTTCGAATACGTTTGCGATGCGGTGACCCAGGGTCTGACGCGGGTTTCCCTGGACGCTTCGACGCCGGTAGGCAACGGGGTGCTGACGACCAACACCGAGGAGCAGGCCATGGACCGGGCCGGCCTGCCGACGTCCGCGGAGGACAAGGGAGCTCAGGCCGCCGGGGCCGCGTTGACCGCCGCGCTGACATTGCGTGACCTGCGCGCTCGGTCGTGA
- a CDS encoding riboflavin synthase — MFTGIVEELGEVTGRDVLADAARLTIRGPVVTADAGHGDSIAVNGVCLTVVELLADGQFTADVMAETLDRSNLGGLQVGKRVNLERAAAVNSRLGGHIVQGHVDGTGQVVARTPSEHWEVVRIEIPAAVARYVVEKGSITVDGISLTVSGLGAEPRDWFEVSLIPTTRDLTTLGAAPVGTQVNLEVDVIAKYVERLMTARNQ, encoded by the coding sequence ATGTTCACCGGAATTGTCGAGGAACTCGGCGAGGTCACCGGCCGCGACGTGCTCGCCGACGCCGCCCGCCTGACCATCCGCGGACCCGTCGTCACCGCCGACGCCGGCCACGGGGATTCGATCGCGGTCAACGGCGTGTGCCTGACGGTGGTCGAGCTGCTCGCCGATGGCCAATTCACCGCCGACGTGATGGCCGAGACCCTGGACCGGTCCAACCTGGGCGGGTTGCAGGTGGGCAAGCGGGTCAATCTGGAGCGTGCCGCCGCGGTCAACAGCCGGCTCGGCGGGCACATCGTGCAGGGGCACGTCGACGGCACCGGCCAGGTGGTGGCCCGCACTCCCTCGGAGCATTGGGAGGTGGTGCGCATCGAGATCCCCGCGGCGGTCGCTCGCTATGTCGTGGAGAAGGGGTCGATCACCGTCGACGGAATTTCGTTGACGGTGTCCGGGCTCGGCGCCGAACCGCGGGACTGGTTCGAGGTCTCGCTGATCCCGACCACCCGGGACCTGACCACCCTCGGTGCTGCTCCGGTCGGCACCCAGGTGAACCTCGAAGTCGACGTGATCGCGAAATATGTCGAGCGTCTGATGACCGCAAGAAACCAATGA
- a CDS encoding MFS transporter yields the protein MRAGRGIAISAGSLAVLLGALDAYVVVTIMRDIMSDVHIPINQLQRITWIITMYLLGYIAAMPLLGRASDRFGRKLVLQISLALFIVGSVVTALAGHWGDFHLLIAGRTIQGIASGALLPVTLALGADLWAQRNRASVLGGIGAAQELGSVLGPLYGIFIVWVFHQWQYVFWINVPLTLIAMVAIQFSLPSHQRAEQPEKVDVVGGVLLAIALGLAVIGLYNPAPDGKTILPSYGLPLVIGAVVVGVAFILWERFSRTRLIEPAGVHFRPFLAALGASVAAGAALMVTLVNVELFGQGVLQMTQTQAAGLLLWFLIALPIGAVLGGFIATRIGDRAMTFIGLLIAAYGYWLIHYWRMDVMTQHHDIFGVSLPLVHTDLLVAGLGLGLVIGPLTSAALRVVPSAQHGIASAAVVVARMTGMLIGVAALSAWGLYRFNQIIAGLSAKISPDATLLERVAAQATLYLKAFALMYGDIFAATVVICVVGALLGLLLGSRKEHAEEPEVAEQEAVSLGER from the coding sequence ATGCGAGCCGGACGCGGAATCGCGATCAGCGCGGGCAGCCTCGCCGTACTGCTGGGCGCCCTGGACGCCTATGTCGTCGTCACGATCATGCGCGACATCATGAGCGACGTTCATATCCCGATCAACCAATTGCAGCGCATCACCTGGATCATCACGATGTACCTGCTGGGCTACATCGCCGCGATGCCGCTGCTGGGGCGGGCTTCCGACCGTTTCGGCCGCAAGCTGGTGCTGCAGATCAGCCTGGCGTTGTTCATCGTCGGCTCGGTGGTCACGGCGTTGGCCGGACATTGGGGCGACTTCCACCTGCTGATCGCCGGCCGCACCATCCAGGGCATCGCCAGCGGCGCGCTGTTGCCGGTCACGCTGGCCCTGGGCGCCGATTTGTGGGCGCAGCGCAATCGCGCCAGCGTGCTGGGCGGCATCGGTGCCGCGCAGGAGCTCGGCAGCGTGCTCGGCCCGCTCTACGGAATCTTCATCGTCTGGGTGTTTCACCAGTGGCAGTACGTGTTCTGGATCAACGTGCCGCTGACCCTGATCGCCATGGTGGCCATCCAGTTCAGCCTGCCGTCCCATCAACGCGCGGAGCAGCCGGAAAAGGTCGACGTCGTCGGTGGTGTGCTGCTGGCCATCGCGCTGGGCCTGGCGGTCATCGGGCTGTACAACCCGGCGCCCGACGGCAAGACGATATTGCCCAGCTACGGATTGCCGCTGGTCATCGGGGCGGTCGTCGTCGGCGTGGCGTTCATCCTCTGGGAGCGGTTCTCCCGCACCCGGCTCATCGAACCCGCCGGGGTGCACTTCCGCCCGTTCCTGGCCGCGCTGGGCGCATCGGTGGCCGCGGGCGCGGCGCTGATGGTGACCCTGGTCAACGTCGAGCTGTTCGGCCAGGGCGTGCTGCAGATGACCCAGACGCAGGCCGCCGGCTTGCTGCTGTGGTTCCTGATCGCACTGCCGATCGGGGCGGTGCTGGGCGGTTTCATCGCCACCCGGATCGGCGACCGTGCCATGACGTTCATCGGGCTGCTGATCGCGGCCTACGGCTACTGGCTGATCCACTACTGGCGGATGGACGTGATGACCCAGCACCACGACATCTTCGGGGTGAGCCTGCCGCTGGTCCACACCGACCTGCTGGTGGCCGGTCTGGGACTCGGCCTGGTGATCGGGCCGCTGACCTCGGCCGCGCTCCGGGTTGTTCCGTCGGCGCAGCACGGCATCGCGTCGGCGGCGGTGGTGGTGGCCCGGATGACGGGCATGCTGATCGGCGTCGCGGCGCTGAGCGCCTGGGGGTTGTACCGGTTCAACCAGATCATCGCGGGGCTGTCGGCGAAGATCTCGCCCGACGCGACGCTGCTGGAACGCGTCGCCGCCCAGGCCACGCTGTACCTGAAGGCGTTCGCCCTGATGTACGGCGACATCTTCGCGGCCACCGTCGTCATCTGCGTGGTGGGCGCGCTGCTGGGTCTGCTGCTCGGCAGCCGCAAGGAACACGCCGAGGAGCCGGAAGTCGCCGAGCAGGAAGCTGTGTCACTCGGGGAGCGCTAG